In Alphaproteobacteria bacterium US3C007, one genomic interval encodes:
- a CDS encoding sulfite exporter TauE/SafE family protein, protein MQEHLFNTLFANQTPSILILISATLFIAGIVKGFLGIGLPAAAMGLLTLVLSPTHAVALLAIPILFTNFTQFVKSQHRADSMKTYWPMALTILLSIFITSFFLSRYPTGLLTITIGAAMVIVALNGLIGWKLRLGPSYSIQIGVGLIAGILGGLSSIWSPPVATYMIARGLEKERFIAATGFVFLVGAAPLSLGLYLGGVLTNAILQQSLLGLLFVMAGFRIGEILRGKISQVYFQKAVLIAFFLIGLRLIAVGIF, encoded by the coding sequence ATGCAAGAGCACCTATTTAACACTTTATTTGCCAATCAGACACCCAGCATTCTGATTTTAATATCTGCAACATTGTTCATTGCGGGCATCGTCAAAGGGTTTTTGGGCATTGGCCTACCGGCTGCTGCGATGGGGCTTTTAACGCTGGTGCTCAGCCCCACCCACGCGGTTGCCCTGCTTGCTATCCCGATTCTGTTCACCAATTTTACTCAATTTGTAAAATCGCAGCATCGGGCTGATTCTATGAAAACCTATTGGCCGATGGCGCTCACGATCTTACTCAGCATTTTTATCACCTCTTTTTTCTTGTCACGTTATCCCACCGGTTTACTGACTATCACCATCGGTGCGGCAATGGTCATTGTGGCGCTAAATGGATTGATAGGATGGAAATTACGCCTTGGCCCGAGCTATTCCATTCAAATCGGAGTTGGATTGATCGCCGGAATATTGGGGGGGCTCAGTTCAATTTGGTCGCCGCCGGTGGCCACCTATATGATCGCGCGGGGGCTCGAAAAAGAACGGTTTATCGCCGCCACCGGTTTTGTTTTCTTGGTGGGGGCCGCACCGCTCTCATTGGGGCTTTATTTGGGCGGCGTTCTGACAAACGCGATCCTCCAGCAATCGCTTTTGGGGCTTTTATTCGTGATGGCCGGCTTTCGGATTGGGGAAATATTGCGGGGTAAAATTTCTCAGGTTTATTTTCAAAAAGCCGTGTTAATCGCCTTTTTTCTAATCGGCCTGCGGCTAATTGCTGTGGGTATTTTTTAA
- a CDS encoding AMP-binding protein, which produces MNPLPKSKTLKQQIDANAAEHGDRIWLASPETGRQVSFADGAAQIRDIAQHIANMGLPKGSSIAIASPNSISACLTFMGIVYGGYVALPLNLVAGAKVLGYTLAHSKAALIFVQSDCQDMIQEAMQEAKSTANTCPLDLNDGPQWLENSPATSKPNAPIDNPNADSIGVLMYTSGTTGNPKGVMLSHHNLLAAGHFISTGHGITKQDRALCVLPIYHINGLCVTVMGTTVSGSMLVLPHKFSVSSFWSHIAAYKCSWFSAVPTQFAYILNHPESAKDLSYLRFARSASAPLSPEIHRRFEERFNIPIIETMGLTETGSQITTNPLPPAIRKIGSPGTAFGNEIMIGDDTLAAVPAGTVGEILVRGANVMQGYLNQPEETAKTISSDGWLRTGDLGYLDQDGYVFVSGRIKELIIKGGENIAPREIDEALLEHEAVLEAAAFAVPCENYGERVEACIRLKEHVQASASDLLAHCQTRLGKFKSPDTIHILEDLPKGPSGKVQRLKLFGLVYPAE; this is translated from the coding sequence ATGAACCCCTTGCCGAAAAGTAAAACGCTGAAACAGCAAATTGACGCGAACGCAGCCGAGCATGGCGATAGAATCTGGCTGGCCTCACCAGAAACCGGGCGCCAGGTCAGCTTTGCAGACGGCGCTGCACAAATCCGCGATATCGCGCAGCATATCGCCAATATGGGGCTTCCAAAGGGCAGCAGTATTGCCATTGCTTCGCCCAATAGTATCAGTGCCTGCCTCACATTTATGGGAATCGTCTACGGCGGATATGTGGCGCTGCCTTTAAACTTGGTCGCGGGTGCGAAGGTATTGGGATATACATTGGCCCATTCAAAGGCCGCGCTGATCTTCGTGCAAAGCGACTGCCAGGATATGATCCAAGAGGCGATGCAAGAGGCCAAGAGCACCGCAAATACCTGCCCGTTGGATCTAAATGACGGGCCACAATGGCTTGAAAATAGCCCTGCCACATCCAAGCCAAACGCGCCGATCGATAACCCCAACGCAGACAGTATCGGTGTTCTGATGTATACCTCGGGCACCACAGGAAACCCTAAAGGGGTGATGCTCAGCCATCATAATTTGCTGGCTGCAGGGCATTTTATTTCGACCGGCCATGGCATCACAAAACAAGATAGGGCCTTATGTGTGCTGCCGATTTATCACATTAACGGCCTATGCGTGACGGTGATGGGCACAACCGTCTCTGGCAGCATGTTGGTACTTCCGCATAAATTTTCGGTCTCGTCCTTTTGGTCTCATATCGCTGCGTATAAATGCAGCTGGTTTTCCGCTGTTCCTACGCAATTTGCCTATATTTTGAACCATCCCGAAAGCGCCAAAGATCTGTCATATCTGCGCTTTGCGCGCTCAGCCTCTGCGCCGCTCTCCCCCGAAATTCATCGCCGCTTTGAAGAGCGTTTCAATATCCCCATAATCGAAACGATGGGGCTGACCGAAACCGGATCGCAAATCACCACAAATCCCCTGCCCCCCGCAATCCGTAAAATCGGTTCTCCCGGCACGGCGTTTGGCAATGAAATTATGATTGGGGATGACACCCTTGCCGCCGTACCCGCTGGGACGGTGGGTGAAATTCTGGTGCGCGGCGCCAATGTGATGCAAGGCTATTTGAACCAACCTGAGGAGACCGCGAAAACCATTTCATCCGATGGCTGGCTCAGAACCGGCGATCTGGGATATCTGGATCAAGATGGATATGTGTTTGTATCGGGCCGCATCAAAGAATTAATCATCAAAGGCGGTGAGAATATTGCGCCACGCGAAATTGATGAGGCGCTGCTCGAACATGAGGCAGTTTTAGAAGCTGCGGCCTTTGCGGTTCCTTGCGAGAATTATGGCGAACGGGTCGAAGCCTGCATTCGTCTGAAGGAACATGTACAAGCAAGCGCATCCGACTTGCTGGCGCATTGTCAAACCCGTCTTGGAAAATTCAAATCACCAGATACAATCCATATCCTGGAGGATTTACCCAAAGGGCCCTCGGGCAAGGTTCAGCGGTTAAAGCTGTTCGGATTGGTTTACCCCGCCGAATAA
- a CDS encoding aldehyde dehydrogenase family protein, giving the protein MDIEADILEIDALVEKAKQAQAVYEAQGSQKTFDLACQAVAWALMKPEHNSSLSKLAVEKTGLGNAADKTRKNHNKTLGLLRDLKAVTAFGHVEDNAETGLSTYLRPKGVIAAIVPSTNPLATPVNNIINALKSGNAIIIAPSPKGAEPFATLLTFIHQNLRSIGLNPDLVQMVPMPPSKAKTQRLMELADLLVVTGSQNNVRAGYSSGTPALGVGQGNVVTIIDESANIADAAEKIAASKTFDNATSCSSENTVIALEEVYDEAVAALEAQGGLVLSEEETQRLMATHWHNGNLTGALLAKDIDVVLKRLELTHRAPANTRFLVVPSTKAGADAPISGEKMAQFFALYKAKDFQEAVNLALTIQDYQGAGHSLGLHSTKDARAHELAMAARTCRVIVNQAHCFATGGFFNNGLPFSLSMGCGSWGGNSIDGNLNWEHFVNRVRIVRVIEENKPALEDVLSEFWSASTK; this is encoded by the coding sequence ATGGATATTGAGGCCGATATCTTAGAAATCGACGCGCTGGTCGAAAAAGCCAAGCAGGCGCAGGCGGTTTATGAAGCCCAAGGCTCCCAAAAAACCTTTGATCTGGCCTGTCAGGCGGTGGCATGGGCGCTGATGAAACCAGAGCATAATAGCAGCCTATCAAAACTGGCGGTTGAAAAAACCGGTTTGGGCAATGCAGCGGATAAAACGAGAAAGAACCATAATAAAACGCTTGGCTTATTGCGCGATTTAAAGGCGGTTACCGCCTTTGGCCATGTTGAGGATAATGCTGAAACCGGCCTCTCAACCTATTTGCGCCCAAAAGGCGTGATTGCCGCCATTGTTCCCTCAACGAACCCTTTGGCAACGCCGGTGAATAATATCATCAACGCATTAAAAAGCGGCAATGCAATTATTATCGCTCCTTCGCCAAAAGGCGCAGAGCCTTTTGCAACGCTGCTCACCTTTATTCATCAAAACCTACGCAGCATCGGCCTTAATCCAGATCTGGTACAAATGGTGCCAATGCCCCCTTCAAAAGCCAAAACCCAACGCTTGATGGAACTGGCCGATCTTTTGGTCGTTACGGGTTCACAAAATAACGTGCGCGCCGGATATTCTTCGGGCACACCGGCCTTGGGAGTTGGGCAGGGCAACGTGGTCACAATCATTGACGAAAGCGCCAATATTGCTGATGCGGCGGAAAAAATTGCTGCTTCAAAAACTTTTGACAACGCCACATCCTGTTCTTCGGAAAACACCGTCATTGCCCTAGAAGAGGTGTATGATGAGGCCGTTGCCGCGCTCGAGGCGCAGGGTGGGCTGGTACTGAGCGAAGAAGAAACGCAACGTTTGATGGCAACGCATTGGCATAATGGCAACTTAACAGGCGCTTTGCTGGCCAAAGATATTGATGTGGTTTTAAAGCGTTTAGAGCTGACGCATCGGGCCCCTGCAAACACGCGTTTCTTGGTGGTTCCCAGCACGAAAGCAGGTGCTGATGCCCCCATAAGCGGCGAAAAAATGGCGCAGTTTTTTGCTTTGTATAAAGCCAAAGATTTTCAAGAGGCGGTGAACCTTGCCCTGACCATTCAAGATTATCAAGGCGCCGGGCATTCTTTGGGGCTACATTCCACGAAAGATGCCCGCGCGCATGAATTGGCGATGGCAGCCCGCACCTGCCGGGTGATCGTGAATCAGGCACATTGTTTTGCAACAGGCGGCTTTTTTAACAACGGATTGCCTTTCTCTTTATCGATGGGTTGCGGCTCTTGGGGGGGCAATTCGATCGATGGCAATCTCAACTGGGAGCATTTTGTCAACCGGGTGCGGATTGTGCGCGTGATCGAAGAAAACAAACCCGCGTTGGAAGATGTCTTATCCGAGTTTTGGAGCGCCAGCACTAAATGA